A portion of the Candidatus Pristimantibacillus lignocellulolyticus genome contains these proteins:
- a CDS encoding glycoside hydrolase family 31 protein, producing the protein MQTSETIHPDKKDLKTIIEKHWNLGKIQSVIHSTDEVYLFKSENATIMVQPVNEYIVRVKLLIDHVQDMSTTIAVQKDVFTQVKVELEENEQEYRLVLPAVTVVLQKADTRIDFYNKDGELVSSDEEIYSPGRGEYVCKKKMDADSHIYGLGEKTSFLDKIGEKYDMWNSDVFDPHVPEIESLYVSIPFLIHFQYEKPTYGIFLDNPGRTSFDMRTSKDSYKFQVNSGTIDYYFILGPALNEVVERYSELTGRMDIPPAWAIGYHQSRYSYMNQEEVMTLAKNFKEKNIPCDVIHLDIHYMDEYRVFTFDPVRFPNPRQMIEELKNMGIRVVPIVDPGVKKDPEYVQYQDGIRNNYFCKKIEGELFIGDVWPGASAFPDFTEEEVRTWWGEQHRYYTDLGISGIWNDMNEPAVFNKSKTMDLDVVHGNDGNPKTHRELHNVYGMLMSMATQQGLKKELAGDRPFVLTRAGYAGIQKYAATWTGDNRSFWEHLAMSIPMVLNLGLSGQPFAGPDIGGFAHHTTPELLARWTQAGVFFPYCRNHSVLESIRQEPWVFGTQIEEICRTYIRLRYRLMPYLYTQFYTAHKTGLPIMRPLILEYPNDRNVYNLCDQFLVGQHILVAPILRPSTETRSVYLPEGEWIDYWSGERYVGGTYILAYAPLDVLPLYVKAGAVIPELLDNEWKPTLNERNDVALVLYAGQVGSTSSSQWYEDDARTYAYEQGVYNILTTSAAFNKDSVSLKCTYLSKEMPNQREKLDIIIKLLSFNPSQVVVKNLEQLVPIEEVGGAWSYNSDKKELKLQLSNTFNEIELFVQSN; encoded by the coding sequence ATGCAAACAAGTGAAACTATTCATCCTGATAAAAAGGATTTAAAAACAATCATAGAAAAACATTGGAACTTAGGAAAAATTCAATCAGTTATTCATTCTACTGATGAAGTTTATTTATTTAAGTCTGAAAATGCAACAATTATGGTTCAGCCTGTTAATGAATATATCGTTCGAGTGAAGTTATTAATAGATCATGTGCAGGATATGAGTACAACAATTGCCGTGCAAAAAGATGTATTTACTCAAGTAAAAGTGGAGTTAGAAGAGAATGAGCAAGAGTACCGACTGGTGTTACCAGCAGTCACTGTCGTCTTGCAAAAAGCAGATACTCGTATAGATTTTTATAACAAAGATGGAGAATTAGTCTCTAGTGACGAAGAAATTTATAGCCCAGGTAGAGGAGAGTACGTTTGTAAAAAGAAAATGGATGCTGATTCGCATATTTATGGTTTGGGCGAAAAAACGAGCTTCCTAGACAAAATAGGTGAGAAGTATGATATGTGGAATTCAGACGTATTTGATCCTCATGTTCCCGAAATAGAGAGCTTATATGTATCGATTCCATTTCTAATTCATTTTCAATATGAAAAACCTACCTATGGTATTTTCTTAGATAATCCTGGCCGTACTTCATTTGATATGCGTACCAGTAAAGATTCTTATAAGTTTCAAGTTAATTCAGGGACAATTGATTATTACTTCATCTTAGGTCCTGCACTGAATGAAGTAGTAGAGAGATATAGTGAGTTAACAGGACGTATGGACATTCCTCCTGCTTGGGCAATCGGCTATCATCAATCTCGCTATAGCTATATGAATCAAGAGGAAGTAATGACACTTGCAAAAAACTTTAAAGAAAAAAATATTCCATGTGACGTCATTCACTTAGATATTCATTATATGGATGAATATAGAGTATTCACATTTGATCCTGTACGTTTCCCTAATCCGCGCCAAATGATTGAAGAGCTAAAAAATATGGGTATTCGTGTCGTGCCTATTGTCGATCCAGGTGTTAAGAAGGATCCCGAATATGTACAGTATCAAGATGGTATTCGTAATAATTATTTCTGTAAAAAAATCGAAGGTGAACTATTTATAGGAGACGTATGGCCTGGAGCTAGTGCTTTTCCTGATTTTACAGAAGAAGAGGTACGTACATGGTGGGGAGAACAGCATCGTTACTATACTGATCTTGGTATTTCTGGTATATGGAATGATATGAATGAACCTGCTGTATTTAACAAATCAAAAACAATGGATTTGGATGTAGTACATGGCAATGATGGTAATCCTAAGACTCATCGCGAACTTCATAATGTGTACGGCATGCTAATGTCGATGGCTACACAACAAGGTTTAAAAAAGGAATTAGCAGGAGATCGTCCCTTTGTATTAACTAGGGCGGGGTATGCGGGCATACAAAAATACGCAGCGACATGGACAGGAGATAATCGAAGTTTCTGGGAACATCTTGCGATGTCTATACCGATGGTATTAAATCTTGGTTTGTCTGGACAACCATTTGCAGGTCCAGATATTGGTGGGTTTGCCCATCATACGACGCCAGAATTACTTGCACGTTGGACGCAAGCAGGTGTGTTTTTCCCATATTGTAGAAATCATAGTGTGCTTGAATCTATCCGTCAAGAACCGTGGGTTTTTGGTACTCAGATAGAAGAAATTTGTAGAACATACATTAGATTGCGTTATCGTTTGATGCCGTACTTATATACCCAGTTCTATACCGCTCATAAAACAGGATTACCGATTATGCGTCCTTTAATTTTGGAGTATCCGAATGATCGTAACGTATACAATCTATGTGATCAATTTTTAGTGGGACAACATATACTCGTTGCACCAATTCTTCGTCCAAGTACTGAGACACGTTCGGTGTATTTACCTGAGGGTGAATGGATTGACTATTGGAGCGGAGAACGTTATGTAGGAGGGACATATATATTAGCTTATGCTCCGCTAGATGTACTTCCGTTGTATGTGAAAGCTGGAGCGGTGATTCCCGAATTGTTAGATAATGAATGGAAACCAACGTTGAATGAGAGAAACGATGTTGCATTAGTCCTATACGCGGGTCAGGTAGGAAGTACGTCATCTAGCCAGTGGTATGAAGATGATGCTCGCACGTATGCCTATGAGCAAGGCGTATATAATATATTAACTACTTCTGCGGCGTTTAACAAAGATTCCGTTAGTTTGAAGTGCACGTATCTGTCAAAGGAAATGCCTAATCAACGAGAGAAACTTGATATTATAATAAAATTACTAAGTTTTAATCCGTCCCAAGTTGTGGTGAAAAATCTAGAACAATTAGTACCTATTGAAGAAGTTGGCGGAGCTTGGTCTTATAACTCGGATAAAAAAGAACTTAAGCTACAGTTGAGTAATACTTTTAATGAAATTGAGTTATTCGTACAATCTAATTAA
- a CDS encoding histidine kinase, translating into MNFQFLINKYRKITFKKRIIAIFIFSVLIPFICLGWISLYTINSILTNKVESSIQSNLKQEILGLENTLNNLNHVSQQLAFGIGNNKLLEQLYYEKDPFIKSRYRNDLKGDLNVITFSNPNVGLTFYYYNDKQEYDFENFPVRDNFSISKLPMMESYPEITYYGPHISNNRSNKNLVFSTMRKVNVTHDNIYVYIETGFNTTKSIFEPEDDIKKSRQILILNNNGEITYSQNEALFPVNSVFPFSDGEVTSGIYEQYIWHKEVSNQGWSIVSIFPKGEMNQEKNQWYIQISIFFLIFGTAVIIIGTFLSRMVYKPLEKFNSEIKTLINSNVKNNTDLINIPEFDYLLFKTREMKKKIWELYGQIEQKEKRRADLEVEKLLYQINPHFLMNTLDTVHWLAMMNGQKDIDKLVLSLNRLLQYNLGKMGDATTIGGEIEALKEYLQLQRIRYDFQFDVDIDVDDDAMLLAIPRFILQPLVENALYHGVSDEGYIHVDIRLGDKLDITIQDNGSGMSEEKVDQLLNDDSLDSQKVGMGIGMKYVIRILESNYGDQATFNIKSEIGKGTIVTMCLPVYRGDKL; encoded by the coding sequence ATGAATTTTCAGTTTCTTATTAATAAATATAGAAAAATAACATTTAAGAAAAGAATTATCGCAATATTTATTTTTAGCGTGTTAATTCCATTTATTTGTTTAGGTTGGATCTCGCTATATACTATAAATTCCATATTAACGAATAAAGTTGAAAGTTCAATTCAAAGTAATCTTAAGCAAGAAATACTAGGCTTAGAAAATACATTGAACAACCTGAATCATGTGTCGCAGCAGCTTGCTTTCGGTATCGGAAATAATAAATTATTAGAACAACTTTATTATGAAAAAGATCCATTTATTAAATCTCGTTATCGTAATGACCTTAAGGGTGATCTCAATGTCATTACTTTTTCAAATCCTAATGTAGGATTAACGTTTTATTATTATAACGACAAACAGGAGTATGACTTTGAGAATTTTCCGGTAAGAGACAATTTTAGTATTAGTAAACTACCAATGATGGAGTCCTATCCTGAAATAACTTATTATGGACCTCATATTAGCAATAACCGCTCCAATAAAAATCTTGTTTTTAGTACGATGAGAAAAGTGAATGTCACACACGATAATATATACGTTTATATAGAAACGGGATTTAACACGACGAAATCAATATTTGAACCAGAAGACGATATTAAGAAGTCACGCCAAATACTTATTCTAAATAATAATGGAGAAATTACATACAGTCAGAATGAAGCTCTATTCCCTGTGAATAGTGTTTTTCCTTTTTCAGATGGCGAAGTAACATCAGGTATATATGAACAATATATATGGCATAAGGAAGTAAGTAATCAAGGATGGAGTATTGTATCTATCTTTCCCAAAGGTGAAATGAACCAAGAAAAAAATCAATGGTATATTCAAATATCTATATTTTTCTTGATTTTTGGTACCGCAGTCATTATCATCGGAACTTTTCTATCTCGAATGGTATACAAACCTCTTGAAAAGTTTAATTCAGAAATAAAAACATTAATTAATTCAAATGTTAAAAACAATACAGATCTTATTAATATACCAGAGTTTGATTATTTACTATTCAAAACAAGGGAAATGAAAAAAAAGATATGGGAATTATACGGGCAAATAGAACAGAAAGAGAAACGAAGAGCAGATCTTGAAGTTGAAAAGTTATTGTATCAGATTAATCCTCATTTTCTGATGAATACATTAGATACTGTTCATTGGCTGGCGATGATGAATGGTCAGAAGGACATTGATAAGTTGGTGTTGTCTTTGAATAGATTATTACAATATAATCTTGGGAAAATGGGAGATGCAACAACTATTGGTGGGGAAATTGAAGCATTAAAAGAATATTTACAACTTCAAAGAATACGATATGATTTTCAGTTTGACGTTGATATAGATGTTGATGATGACGCCATGTTACTAGCTATTCCTCGATTTATTTTGCAACCTTTAGTTGAAAACGCATTATATCATGGGGTTAGTGATGAGGGATATATTCATGTAGACATTCGATTAGGTGATAAGTTAGATATAACAATTCAAGATAATGGATCAGGTATGTCTGAAGAGAAAGTCGATCAATTACTAAATGACGATTCTTTGGATAGTCAAAAAGTCGGTATGGGTATTGGTATGAAATACGTTATTCGGATACTTGAATCTAACTATGGGGATCAGGCTACATTTAATATTAAAAGTGAAATCGGCAAGGGAACAATTGTGACAATGTGCTTGCCAGTTTATCGAGGTGATAAATTATAA
- a CDS encoding ABC transporter permease subunit — protein MLNRSAYKHYYLMLLPGLVWLFFFNLLPMYGILMAFKDFNPGLGIFKSEWIGFENFKYMFELDDSKQVFQNTVFIAVLKMIGNLIVPLVFALMLNEVKNRLFSRSVQTIVYLPHFLSWVIVAGIMLDILSYTGPVNQLLALFGSEPILFFANAEMFPWIIVLSDIWKEFGFAAIIFFAALTSINPEMYEAAAIDGASQFKRLTSITLPSILPVAILLGTLSLGNILNAGFDQIFNLYNPSVYSTGDIIDTWVYRAGLIDMQYGLATAVGLLKSVVGLVLISISYTLAYRFANYRIF, from the coding sequence ATGCTCAATCGTAGCGCGTACAAACATTACTATTTAATGCTTCTGCCAGGATTAGTATGGCTATTTTTTTTCAATTTACTTCCCATGTATGGAATTCTTATGGCATTTAAAGACTTTAACCCAGGCTTAGGGATATTCAAGTCTGAATGGATTGGTTTTGAAAATTTTAAGTATATGTTCGAGCTTGATGATAGTAAGCAGGTATTTCAAAATACAGTATTTATCGCAGTTCTAAAAATGATAGGAAATCTCATTGTTCCATTAGTATTCGCACTTATGTTAAATGAGGTGAAAAATAGACTGTTTTCTCGTTCTGTTCAAACGATAGTATACTTACCACATTTTTTATCATGGGTTATTGTAGCTGGAATTATGTTAGATATTTTATCTTATACAGGACCCGTTAACCAACTATTAGCGTTATTTGGTTCAGAGCCGATCTTATTTTTTGCAAATGCTGAAATGTTTCCTTGGATTATTGTCTTAAGTGACATTTGGAAGGAATTTGGTTTTGCAGCTATTATATTCTTCGCAGCACTAACATCTATTAATCCAGAAATGTACGAAGCAGCTGCAATAGATGGTGCTTCCCAATTTAAAAGATTAACGAGTATTACTTTGCCTAGTATTTTACCAGTTGCTATATTACTAGGTACGTTAAGTTTGGGTAACATTCTAAATGCAGGTTTTGATCAGATATTTAATTTGTATAATCCATCGGTATATTCAACAGGAGATATTATTGATACATGGGTGTATAGAGCTGGCTTAATTGACATGCAATATGGACTAGCGACTGCGGTAGGGCTTCTTAAGTCAGTTGTTGGCCTAGTATTAATTTCTATTTCCTATACGTTAGCATATCGATTTGCAAACTATAGAATCTTCTAG
- a CDS encoding response regulator, whose product MLNVLIVDDEKIVRKGLVTFIPWKQFGMNVVGEANNGENALKFLEKNKVDLLFTDLSMPVMSGVELMREVNKKYPHIQMVVLTLHQDFDYIQEALRLGAIDYIAKTELEKEQFEDLLGRIVSLIDTKKLKNQNQTQMEYSVVDQVFVAYPLTQHNGECNDETPSLQGAIEVETDVWYWTYQPEQISMSGSHYAYFCIRDLKELDRKAVLKLIRSYRRNGLFYDYDPSETLQYVSEHTIRTSSSNDEYDLQEMKQKWLLSDWIYDNYLFEEMIGEIKRLRLPSIRLTRLFFSLTDEWNRLYGTLLESSIIMKDSFSHYYEFVAWLTQTRTRIHESNVKPQFSIEIQSSIAKAKTMAQHTFNKPLTAGEMAKSVSMSLSYFSQCFKQIVGQTYTDYLRDIRMERAKSYLLNTTKTIQWIAEEVGYNDEKYFSRLFKEHIGMLPSEYRLVITQEKLK is encoded by the coding sequence ATGTTGAATGTATTAATTGTAGATGATGAAAAAATTGTGAGAAAAGGATTAGTCACCTTCATTCCGTGGAAGCAGTTTGGAATGAACGTTGTTGGTGAGGCTAACAATGGAGAAAATGCGCTTAAATTTCTCGAAAAAAACAAAGTAGATTTACTTTTTACGGATTTATCTATGCCTGTCATGTCCGGTGTTGAGCTGATGAGAGAAGTAAACAAAAAGTATCCTCATATTCAAATGGTTGTATTAACGTTACATCAAGATTTTGATTATATACAAGAAGCGCTTCGTCTAGGAGCAATTGATTATATTGCAAAAACGGAATTAGAAAAAGAGCAGTTTGAGGATCTTTTAGGAAGAATTGTATCATTAATTGATACAAAGAAATTGAAGAATCAGAATCAAACTCAGATGGAATATAGCGTAGTTGATCAAGTCTTCGTAGCTTATCCATTAACTCAGCATAACGGAGAGTGTAATGATGAAACGCCTTCATTACAAGGGGCGATCGAGGTAGAAACAGACGTATGGTATTGGACATATCAGCCGGAGCAAATAAGTATGTCAGGATCTCATTATGCTTATTTCTGTATTCGAGATTTAAAAGAGTTAGATCGAAAAGCCGTTTTGAAACTTATTCGTAGTTATCGTAGAAATGGGTTGTTTTATGATTATGACCCAAGCGAAACACTACAATATGTTAGTGAGCATACTATTCGTACAAGCTCTTCTAATGATGAGTATGATTTGCAAGAGATGAAACAAAAATGGTTATTATCCGATTGGATTTATGATAATTATTTATTTGAAGAGATGATTGGGGAAATAAAACGACTTCGATTACCTTCGATCCGATTAACACGGTTATTTTTTTCGCTAACTGATGAGTGGAATCGACTTTACGGAACATTGTTAGAAAGTTCAATTATTATGAAAGATTCATTCTCACATTATTATGAATTTGTTGCATGGTTAACTCAAACGAGAACAAGAATTCATGAATCAAATGTAAAACCACAGTTTTCTATTGAAATTCAAAGCAGTATTGCTAAGGCGAAAACTATGGCACAGCATACATTTAATAAGCCTTTGACTGCAGGAGAAATGGCAAAAAGCGTTAGTATGAGTTTAAGCTACTTTAGTCAATGTTTTAAGCAAATTGTTGGACAAACCTACACGGATTATTTAAGGGATATTCGTATGGAGAGAGCAAAAAGCTATTTATTAAATACAACGAAAACAATTCAATGGATTGCAGAAGAAGTGGGATATAACGATGAAAAGTATTTTAGTCGTCTATTCAAAGAACATATTGGGATGTTACCGAGCGAATATAGACTAGTCATTACTCAAGAAAAGTTAAAATAA
- a CDS encoding carbohydrate ABC transporter permease — MIEERSLISKVYNGINILLILLLTLLCILPVWYTLVVSISDRAAVAAGEVFLIPKDINFASYQTIINDGQFFRSFFISVQRVIYGAAITFFVVLLMAYPLSKSTKDFKSRNIFMWLLIFCMLFSGGMVPWFMTMKSLGLINSIWGLVLGGGLPVFNVILVMNFFRNLPKEMEESALIDGAGPWRILFGIFLPLSTPVLATILVFTIVGHWNEFFQALILMTKNENYPLQSYIRQVTANVDLTKLDAESVKRLTSLSNQTLNAAKIFISMLPLLVIYPFFQKYFVKGITLGSVKG; from the coding sequence ATGATTGAAGAACGTTCGTTAATATCTAAGGTTTACAATGGGATTAATATATTGTTAATTCTATTGCTTACACTCTTATGTATATTGCCTGTATGGTACACGTTAGTTGTTTCGATTAGCGATCGAGCGGCAGTTGCTGCAGGAGAAGTCTTTTTGATACCAAAAGATATAAACTTCGCTTCGTATCAAACGATTATTAATGATGGTCAGTTTTTTAGATCGTTCTTTATTTCTGTACAGCGCGTTATATATGGTGCGGCAATTACGTTTTTTGTTGTGCTACTTATGGCTTATCCATTATCCAAATCAACAAAGGATTTCAAATCCAGAAACATATTTATGTGGTTATTAATATTTTGTATGCTTTTCAGCGGTGGAATGGTTCCATGGTTTATGACGATGAAATCATTAGGATTAATTAATAGTATATGGGGACTTGTCCTTGGTGGGGGCTTACCTGTATTCAATGTTATATTAGTGATGAATTTCTTCAGAAATTTACCTAAGGAAATGGAAGAGTCTGCATTGATTGATGGAGCGGGACCTTGGCGTATTTTATTCGGTATATTTCTCCCCCTTTCAACTCCAGTGTTAGCAACGATTTTAGTGTTTACGATTGTTGGACATTGGAATGAATTTTTTCAAGCACTTATTTTGATGACTAAAAATGAGAATTATCCATTGCAATCCTATATACGACAAGTAACAGCAAATGTTGATTTAACAAAACTGGATGCAGAATCAGTCAAGCGATTGACAAGTTTATCTAATCAGACTTTAAACGCTGCCAAAATATTCATTTCAATGCTTCCGCTACTAGTTATTTACCCGTTCTTTCAAAAGTATTTTGTTAAGGGGATTACATTGGGTTCTGTAAAGGGTTAA
- a CDS encoding extracellular solute-binding protein, translating into MKKSFKVLAISLIAALSVTACSSNSAPNNSNTQPTDNAAVGTPVDPFAKYEESVVVSLGRAIDPTYKYEGSDTAEDNLYTRWLKDAYNIEVKHEWEASSSDYGQKVSLAIGSNDLPDTMLVDETQLRQMVKADQLADLTAVYEQHGTERLKQIYESNPGLLEGVTFDGKLYALPETTLPSAPLTWIRKDWLDKLGLPEPKSLEDLENIAKAFVENKMGGDNTIGIVGTQQGGSLYSTFLSSGDHFLNFSSVFFAKDAYPGIWVTDSEGNAQYGTTTQETKEAILTLRDWYASGILDKEIGLRKSTQEVITSGQTGIFFGPWWSAYNLMDAIKNDPEANWRPYAAPLNNAGEFNSNQATGSNYIVVKKSYKHPDAIIKMLNIHVNEKQESYKTAVGKELTSQEIPLFLIMGHGDQLEYAVKTTQKVLTGEMPLEEVDKLNYGFTYELASHVKNVKTEPFDNYDIQYWDQVTDPDFFSHIYSHLNGGSTFVDAKINWTKSLATAQTKTMQTKWSNLKKLEDETLLKIIMGSAPIEEFDTFVEKWKQQGGDQITEEVNELK; encoded by the coding sequence GTGAAGAAAAGTTTTAAGGTTTTGGCAATTAGCTTAATTGCGGCATTGAGTGTTACAGCATGTTCAAGCAATAGTGCACCAAATAATTCAAACACTCAACCAACGGACAACGCTGCAGTAGGCACACCAGTTGATCCATTTGCTAAGTATGAGGAGTCAGTTGTAGTTTCCTTAGGTAGAGCGATTGATCCAACTTATAAATACGAGGGTAGCGATACTGCTGAAGACAACTTGTATACCCGTTGGTTAAAAGATGCATATAACATTGAAGTAAAGCATGAGTGGGAAGCATCCAGTTCAGATTATGGACAAAAAGTTAGCTTGGCAATCGGTAGTAATGATCTGCCAGACACAATGTTAGTCGATGAAACGCAATTGAGACAAATGGTAAAAGCCGATCAACTAGCAGATTTGACTGCTGTATACGAACAACATGGTACGGAACGTTTGAAACAAATTTATGAATCAAATCCTGGTCTACTAGAAGGCGTAACATTTGACGGTAAACTGTATGCATTGCCTGAGACAACATTACCTTCAGCTCCATTAACTTGGATTCGCAAAGATTGGTTAGATAAACTAGGTCTTCCAGAACCGAAATCTCTAGAAGATTTGGAAAATATCGCAAAAGCATTTGTTGAAAATAAGATGGGTGGCGACAACACAATTGGAATTGTAGGTACGCAACAAGGTGGATCGTTATATTCTACATTTCTATCATCAGGTGACCACTTCCTTAACTTCTCTTCTGTCTTTTTCGCAAAAGATGCATACCCAGGTATTTGGGTAACGGATTCAGAGGGAAATGCGCAATATGGTACGACAACACAAGAAACAAAAGAGGCAATATTAACATTAAGAGATTGGTATGCTAGTGGTATTTTAGATAAAGAGATTGGATTAAGAAAAAGTACACAAGAAGTCATTACAAGTGGCCAGACAGGTATTTTCTTCGGTCCATGGTGGTCAGCTTATAACCTGATGGATGCGATTAAAAACGATCCTGAAGCCAACTGGAGACCGTATGCAGCACCATTGAATAATGCCGGGGAATTCAACTCTAACCAAGCGACAGGTAGTAATTACATTGTTGTGAAGAAATCTTACAAACATCCTGATGCGATTATTAAAATGTTGAATATTCATGTTAATGAAAAGCAAGAAAGTTACAAAACAGCTGTTGGTAAAGAGTTAACATCACAAGAAATTCCATTGTTCCTAATTATGGGACATGGAGATCAGCTAGAATATGCTGTGAAAACAACACAAAAGGTTCTTACTGGTGAAATGCCACTAGAAGAAGTTGATAAACTTAACTATGGATTTACTTATGAGCTTGCTTCTCATGTGAAAAATGTGAAAACTGAACCATTTGATAACTATGATATTCAATATTGGGATCAAGTGACAGACCCCGATTTCTTCTCCCATATATACTCACATCTAAATGGTGGATCAACGTTTGTAGATGCGAAAATTAATTGGACGAAAAGTTTAGCAACAGCTCAAACGAAAACTATGCAAACAAAATGGTCTAATTTGAAAAAATTAGAAGATGAAACATTATTAAAAATTATTATGGGTAGTGCACCTATTGAAGAGTTTGATACTTTTGTTGAAAAGTGGAAGCAACAAGGTGGAGATCAAATTACTGAGGAAGTTAATGAATTAAAGTAA